The Lysobacter capsici genome has a segment encoding these proteins:
- a CDS encoding M61 family metallopeptidase, producing MRRLTLALLPAMLAAALPLSAAHAQTAAPRDTPYPGTLQLEVDATDIARRVLHARQRIPVQAGPLTLLFPQWIQGNHSPSGPIDKLAGLRIRGNGQTIGWTRDPLDVYAFQLTVPDGVSEIELDFDMLTPTGSNQGRVVMTPDMLNVQWNQVALYPAGYYARGIQIAPTLKLPPGWQAGTALDLDSRQGDTLRYRAVPFDTLLDSPVYAGRHYKQIDLDPGAKVPVRINIVADAPKFLEAKPEQIKLHRELVSQAYKLFGSHHYDHYDFLFSLSSQMSGNGLEHHRSSENGVDPDYFTGWDGASIVGRDLLAHEFVHSWNGKYRRPAGITSSNFNQPLSDGLLWVYEGQTQYWGYVLTARAGLWKPEFARDALAMVAARYTDDRPGMSWRSIQDTTLDPVIAMRRPKSYGSYQLSEDYYSGGQLVWLAVDAKLRALSGEKRSLDDFARGFFGGENGDYQVKPYQFEDVVAALNQVAAFDWASFLRERIDAKAPPLDGLAASGWKLSYTDTPSDFMKFAEADRKYTDLTYSLGLNLSGDGAITTVRWDGPAFNAGIAPGSTLLAVNGYTASGERLKDAVTAAKDGKHPIELIVKNADVIKTVRIDYRDGLRYPKLERIDGTPDRLSKIFAPR from the coding sequence ATGCGTCGACTCACTCTCGCCCTGTTGCCCGCGATGCTCGCCGCGGCGCTGCCCCTGTCGGCCGCGCACGCGCAGACCGCGGCGCCGCGCGATACGCCGTATCCGGGCACCCTGCAACTGGAGGTCGACGCCACCGACATCGCCCGCCGGGTGTTGCACGCGCGCCAGCGCATCCCGGTCCAGGCCGGGCCGCTGACCTTGCTGTTTCCGCAGTGGATCCAGGGCAACCACTCGCCCAGCGGCCCGATCGACAAACTCGCCGGCCTGCGCATCCGCGGCAACGGCCAGACGATCGGCTGGACCCGCGATCCGCTCGACGTTTACGCCTTCCAGCTGACCGTGCCCGACGGCGTGAGCGAGATCGAACTCGACTTCGACATGCTCACCCCCACCGGCAGCAACCAGGGCCGGGTGGTGATGACGCCGGACATGCTCAACGTGCAGTGGAATCAGGTCGCGCTGTACCCGGCCGGTTATTACGCGCGCGGCATCCAGATCGCGCCGACCCTGAAACTGCCGCCCGGCTGGCAGGCCGGCACCGCGCTGGACCTGGACTCGCGCCAGGGCGACACCCTGCGTTATCGCGCGGTGCCGTTCGATACCTTGCTGGATTCGCCGGTGTACGCCGGCCGCCATTACAAGCAGATCGATCTCGACCCGGGCGCGAAAGTCCCGGTGCGGATCAACATCGTCGCCGACGCGCCCAAGTTCCTCGAAGCCAAGCCCGAACAGATCAAGCTGCACCGCGAACTGGTCAGCCAGGCGTACAAGCTGTTCGGCTCGCATCACTACGACCACTACGATTTCCTGTTTTCGCTGTCCAGCCAGATGAGCGGCAATGGCCTGGAGCATCACCGCTCCAGCGAAAACGGCGTGGACCCGGACTATTTCACCGGCTGGGACGGCGCCAGCATCGTCGGCCGCGATCTGCTCGCGCACGAGTTCGTGCATTCGTGGAACGGCAAGTACCGCCGCCCGGCCGGCATCACCTCGAGCAACTTCAACCAGCCGCTCAGCGACGGCCTGCTGTGGGTGTACGAAGGCCAGACCCAGTACTGGGGCTATGTGCTGACCGCGCGCGCGGGCCTGTGGAAACCCGAGTTCGCGCGCGATGCGCTGGCGATGGTCGCGGCGCGTTACACCGACGACCGGCCCGGCATGAGCTGGCGTTCGATCCAGGACACCACGCTCGACCCGGTGATCGCGATGCGCCGGCCCAAGTCGTACGGCAGTTATCAGCTCAGCGAGGACTACTACAGCGGCGGCCAGCTGGTGTGGCTCGCGGTCGACGCCAAGCTGCGCGCGCTCAGCGGCGAGAAGCGCTCGCTCGACGATTTCGCGCGCGGCTTCTTCGGCGGCGAGAACGGCGATTACCAGGTCAAGCCGTATCAGTTCGAGGACGTGGTCGCGGCCTTGAACCAGGTCGCCGCCTTCGACTGGGCGAGTTTCCTGCGCGAACGCATCGATGCCAAGGCGCCGCCGCTGGACGGCCTGGCCGCGAGCGGCTGGAAACTGAGCTACACCGACACGCCCAGCGACTTCATGAAGTTCGCCGAGGCCGATCGCAAATACACCGACCTGACCTATTCGCTGGGCCTGAACCTGTCCGGCGACGGCGCCATCACCACCGTGCGCTGGGACGGCCCCGCGTTCAACGCCGGCATCGCCCCGGGCAGCACCCTGCTCGCGGTCAACGGCTACACCGCCAGCGGCGAGCGGCTCAAGGACGCGGTCACCGCGGCCAAGGACGGAAAGCATCCGATCGAACTGATCGTCAAGAACGCCGACGTGATCAAGACCGTGCGCATCGATTACCGCGACGGCCTGCGCTATCCCAAGCTCGAACGCATCGACGGCACGCCCGATCGCTTGAGCAAGATCTTCGCCCCCCGCTGA
- a CDS encoding 3'-5' exonuclease: MNKGSTTGAEPAHYLLIDFEATCADDQSIARAQMEIIEIGAVMVETETLKVIDEFQSFVRPVRHPRLTAFCTQLTSIRQADVDAAPSFAQMLDAFKPWLYRYRDFVWGSWGDYDLHQLRQDCDFHRLPNPIGAAHRNIKQAFAQAQGLTKKPGLGGAVRMAGLTFAGTHHRGIDDARNIARLMPYALGRETLPSR; this comes from the coding sequence ATGAATAAAGGAAGCACCACCGGCGCGGAGCCCGCCCACTACCTGCTGATCGATTTCGAGGCCACCTGCGCCGACGACCAATCGATCGCCCGCGCCCAGATGGAAATCATCGAGATCGGCGCGGTGATGGTCGAGACCGAAACGCTGAAGGTCATCGACGAATTCCAAAGCTTCGTGCGTCCCGTGCGGCATCCGCGCCTGACCGCGTTCTGCACCCAGCTGACCTCGATCCGCCAGGCCGATGTCGACGCGGCGCCGTCGTTCGCGCAGATGCTCGACGCCTTCAAGCCTTGGTTGTACCGCTATCGCGATTTCGTCTGGGGTTCGTGGGGCGATTACGACCTGCACCAGTTGCGGCAGGACTGCGATTTCCATCGCCTGCCCAATCCGATCGGCGCGGCCCATCGCAACATCAAGCAAGCCTTCGCGCAGGCGCAGGGCCTGACCAAGAAACCCGGGCTCGGCGGCGCGGTGCGCATGGCCGGGCTGACCTTCGCCGGCACCCACCATCGCGGCATCGACGATGCGCGCAATATTGCCCGGCTGATGCCGTACGCGCTCGGCCGCGAGACCCTGCCGTCGCGCTGA